CCGATGAAGCGCGTGACGCGCTCGTCGGCCCACATCGCGATATGGACGTCCTTGTCGGCAAGGCGCCCGGAACGCAGGCGCAGGCGGTCGGTTTCGATGACGGGGGGTGCTGTGAACATCGCCCCGATGTGCCGAAGCGCGGCGGAGCGGTCAATCGGGGTTCAGAAAATGGTCGAACAGGTCGTGCAGAACCGCCGTGCCGTCGACCTGCCGCTTGGTGCGCAGGACGCCCAGCCTGCCGACGCGAGCCAGCACGTCCACATGGCGCAGGACCGCATGATAATGCGGCTTCTCGTTGAAGTCGTGGAACAGGAAGACGCAGTCGGGTTTGCAATGGATGATCGCCTGCAACAGGCACGCGACACGGAAACGTCCCGCGACCGTCACCGCATCGGGGCTGCCGGCCATGCCGCGCCAGATATGCGTGTGATAGCGCGGCCAGTCGCGCAGCCGGCTTTCGTCGGCGGGGTAGCCGCCCTCGCCCACCGGCCCGATGTCGATATGGGCGGGGGTGAACTCGACCGCCTCGCGCGCGACCTCGCCCTGGACCTTGCGAAGTCGCGCGGCATCGCTGTCGACGCTGACGATCCGCCGCACCTGCCGCGCCGCCACCAGCGTGCTTTCGCCGCAGCCGAATTCGAGCAGCGAAGAAAGTCCGGCAAGCTGCAGTTCGATCTGCGTGACTTCGGCGGCGGTCAAATGTGGTCGCATGGTCCCCTCCCCACGCCCTGAGCGATATGGGAGGAGCATCGCCGCGTCCAGCCGCGATCGGCGATTGTCGCCGCGAAGGCGGGCCTGCGGAGGGGGAGAGAGAAACCGCTCCGGGTGCCCGCCTTCGCGGGTCAGGCTGCCGCCGCAGCCAATTCGGGTTTCGACGAATGCGCCGGCATGATCGCGTCGGCATAGTCGCTTTCATATTTCCGGATCAGCGCGCGGTCGTCATGGTTCCAGGGGTGGAAGCCCGGCATGAAATAGGAAAGCCAGGGGAAGAAGCTCTTGCGCAGCACGCCCGGCGTGCCGAGCAGATACCACCAGATGCGCGCCGTGACGCGCCAGCCGGTAAGGCCGTCCTGTTTGAGCAGCGCCTTCATCCCCTTCACGCGCTTGGGCCAGAAGCGTGTGGTGACGAGCAGCATCATCAGCGACTTGGCGCGCCAGCGCTTGAAGCGGCTCCAGTCCTTCGTCGCGTGGAGCCAGGTGTCGTAAGCCACGCCCTTATGCTCGATTTCCTCGATAGCGTGCCATTTCCACAAGGCCGCCCATTCGGGCTCGGCCCCCTCGTACATCTTTGCGTCCTTCAGCATTACCGCCGCCATCATCGCGGTATAATGTTCGAGCGCGATCGTCGCCATCAGGTTGACGATCTGCGGCCGCGTCTTGATCAGGTCGAGCACCTGGTTGACGTCGGCTTCCAGTTCGGAGAGGTCGTAGCCCGCCTCCGCCGCCTTCTTGTTGAATACGACATGCTCGCGGCTGTGGATCACTTCCTGCTGGGTAAAGGCGCGGATTTCGCGCGCCAGTCTGTCGGGCACGCCGTCGCGGTGCGCCTTCACCGCCTCGATGAACATCGCCTCGCCGCGCGGGAAGGTCACCGACAGCGCCGTGTGAAACGCCGAGGCGATCGGGTCGCCGTTCAGCCACCAGCGGCCCTGCGCATTGTCGCGGCCAAAGCGCATGTCGCGCGGCGTGATCGACAGATCGGCGGGGGTCGGCGACTGGGAAAGGCTGGACATATGGCTCATACCGTCGAAAAGGGTTGTCGGGGCCAGGAAATAGGGTTTACTTACATATATGTCAATAGTGAAGAAGCGCTTGAGTCCCGAGGAAAGCCGTTCGGCGGCGCTCGAGGCTGCACGCCATATATTGATCGAAATGGGGCCGGCGGCGGTGACGCTGAAGGCCGTCGCGGCGCGGATCGACCGCACCCACGCCAATTTGCTCCACCATTTCGGGAGCGCCGCGGGGCTGCAAAAGGCGCTCGCCGCCTATCAGGCCGAAACCGTCTGCGCGACGATCGGCAGGAAAATGGCCGAATCGCCACCCGGCGAACGGAATGTGCGCGAGATCGTCGACCTCGCCTTCGACGCCTTCAACAGCGGCGGCGCGGGCGCGCTCGCGACCTGGATGGCGGCAACCGGCAATGACGACGCGCTCGACCCGATCGTCGAAGCCATCCACCGCCTGATCGACGGCATGGCGCCCGATGCCGACGAAAAGCGCCTGATGCACGAAGACACGCTCGCGCTGGTCCTGATGGCATTGGGCGACGCGCAGCTCGGCGGCCCGATGGCCGAGGCGCTGGGCCTGCCGCGCGACACCTCGCGCGTGCTCGCGACCGAACTGATCAACGGCCGCATCGCCAAATTCTGGGCCGAACATGGCGGCAAGCCGCAAGCCTAAAGGCTGGTAATTTTGTTACGCTGGCGCTAAGGGCGCGCATCCCCTGTCTCCGTTCGCATCGAGCGAAGTCGAGATGCCTCTCGGCTTGACGCCGTGCTGCGGGGTGTCTCGACTTCGCTCGACACGAGCGGGTTTAGAGGTTTAGTTTCGATTCCTCGCCCCTGAAGGCCCCGCCATGCACTTCCTCGACCAAGCCAAGATCTTCATCAAGTCCGGCGACGGCGGCCCCGGCGCCGTGTCGTTCCGGCGCGAGAAATATATCGAATATGGCGGCCCCGACGGCGGCAACGGCGGCAAGGGCGGCGACATCGTCTTCGAGGCGGTCGCGGGCCTCAACACGCTGATCGACTTTCGCTACACCCAGCATTTCAAGGCAAAGCGCGGCACCCCCGGCGCCGGGCGCGACCGCACCGGCGCGGGCGGCCCCGACCTCGTCATCCAGGTCCCCATCGGCACGCAGATCCTCGACGACGACGAGGAACGCAGCCTGCTCGCCGACTTGACCAAGGAAGGCGAGCGGCTCGTCTTCCTGCGCGGCGGCGACGGCGGGCGCGGCAATGCGAGCTACAAGAGCTCGACCAATCGCGCCCCGCGACAGCACGGACCGGGCTGGCCGGGCGAGGAAATGTGGGTTTGGCTGCGCCTCAAGCTGCTCGCCGACGCGGGGCTCGTCGGCCTGCCGAACGCGGGCAAGTCGACCTTCATCAACGCGGTGAGCAACGCGCAGGCCAAGGTCGGCGCCTATGCCTTCACCACGCTGCGCCCCCAGCTCGGCGTCGTCAGCCACAAGGGGCACGAGTTCGTCGTCGCCGACATTCCGGGGCTGATCGAGGGCGCCGCCGACGGCGCCGGGGTCGGCGACCGCTTCCTCGGCCATATCGAACGATGCCGCGTGCTGCTCCACCTCGTCGATGCGAATGACGAGGATGTCGCGACCAGCTACCGCATCGTGCGCGACGAGCTCGAAGCCTATGGCGCCGACCTGATCGACAAGCGGGTGATCGTCGCGCTCAACAAGACCGACACGCTCGACGACGAGTTGATCGCGGCGCTTTCGGCCGAACTCGAGGCCGAAAGCGGCCATCCGGTGATGGCGCTGTCGGGCGCGAGCGGCGCGGGCGTGCCTGAAGTGCTCGACAAACTGCTCGAAGCGATCGGCCACCCCGAACCCGGCGAGGACGAGAGCGAAGAAGCGAGCGACTGGTCGCCGCTTTAGGAACCAAGCCCGCCGCGGGGGATTTCATGCGGAACAACAAGGAGTTCCGTATGCCGTTTCGCCGCAACCTGCTTCTCCTGGCCGTCTTCGCCGCTCCGCTCGCCACCATTCCGGCGCAGGCGCAGGAGGACGAAGGCGGCGAAAAGCGTACGCGCATCATCCTCGGCCCCCAGCTCTCGCCGTCGTGGCCGGGCGCGGACAAGTTCAGCGTCGGCCCCTATATCGACGTCTCGCGCACGCGCGACAGCGAATTCGAGTTCGAAGCGCCCGACGAAAGCTTCGGCCAGCCGCTCGTCCATACGGGCAATTTCGCTTTCGGCCCCGCCCTGGGCTTCATCGGCAAGCGCAAGGCGTCCGACATCGGCGCCGACCTGCCCAAGGTCGGTTTCTCGATCGAGGCCGGGGGCTTCGCGCAGGTCGCGCTCACGCCGTCGCTCCGCGTCCGCGCCGAAGGGCGCAAGGGGTTGAGCGGTCACAAGGGCTGGGTCGGCGAAGTCAGCGCCGATTATATCGCGCGCGAAGGCGAT
This genomic interval from Sphingopyxis chilensis contains the following:
- a CDS encoding TetR/AcrR family transcriptional regulator, with translation MSIVKKRLSPEESRSAALEAARHILIEMGPAAVTLKAVAARIDRTHANLLHHFGSAAGLQKALAAYQAETVCATIGRKMAESPPGERNVREIVDLAFDAFNSGGAGALATWMAATGNDDALDPIVEAIHRLIDGMAPDADEKRLMHEDTLALVLMALGDAQLGGPMAEALGLPRDTSRVLATELINGRIAKFWAEHGGKPQA
- a CDS encoding MipA/OmpV family protein, which encodes MPFRRNLLLLAVFAAPLATIPAQAQEDEGGEKRTRIILGPQLSPSWPGADKFSVGPYIDVSRTRDSEFEFEAPDESFGQPLVHTGNFAFGPALGFIGKRKASDIGADLPKVGFSIEAGGFAQVALTPSLRVRAEGRKGLSGHKGWVGEVSADYIAREGDDWLFSIGPRVTFGDSRYTRAYFGVTPEAAVASGLPAYDPDGGVQSVGVTAGYHRMLGRNWGFAVYGRYDRLVGDAADSPMTRELGSRGQPSAGVALSYTFGGGR
- a CDS encoding metal-dependent hydrolase produces the protein MSSLSQSPTPADLSITPRDMRFGRDNAQGRWWLNGDPIASAFHTALSVTFPRGEAMFIEAVKAHRDGVPDRLAREIRAFTQQEVIHSREHVVFNKKAAEAGYDLSELEADVNQVLDLIKTRPQIVNLMATIALEHYTAMMAAVMLKDAKMYEGAEPEWAALWKWHAIEEIEHKGVAYDTWLHATKDWSRFKRWRAKSLMMLLVTTRFWPKRVKGMKALLKQDGLTGWRVTARIWWYLLGTPGVLRKSFFPWLSYFMPGFHPWNHDDRALIRKYESDYADAIMPAHSSKPELAAAAA
- the obgE gene encoding GTPase ObgE; this translates as MHFLDQAKIFIKSGDGGPGAVSFRREKYIEYGGPDGGNGGKGGDIVFEAVAGLNTLIDFRYTQHFKAKRGTPGAGRDRTGAGGPDLVIQVPIGTQILDDDEERSLLADLTKEGERLVFLRGGDGGRGNASYKSSTNRAPRQHGPGWPGEEMWVWLRLKLLADAGLVGLPNAGKSTFINAVSNAQAKVGAYAFTTLRPQLGVVSHKGHEFVVADIPGLIEGAADGAGVGDRFLGHIERCRVLLHLVDANDEDVATSYRIVRDELEAYGADLIDKRVIVALNKTDTLDDELIAALSAELEAESGHPVMALSGASGAGVPEVLDKLLEAIGHPEPGEDESEEASDWSPL